The proteins below come from a single Gimesia alba genomic window:
- a CDS encoding serine/threonine-protein kinase, translated as MDPTRAERMKEELTGTSVGGWSIISYVGAGKSALVFLAENEARRAALKIFDPELVQRFGKQTQLTRISREVSLIGESHPNLVEIYDGGECSESGYLYVAMQYFQARNLEDAILDIPREKIASLIVQVASATIFLEERGLAHRDIKPSNIVVTKDFETAILLDLGVLRPFGDPGLTDDEGRVFIGTLQYSSPEFLMRTEQDKLDGWRAISFYQLGGVLHDLIMRQPLFSQFVDPYAVLVEAVKSEQPQIYAEDVSPDLVLLAQNCLVKSPESRLALVSWDDFRNLTLPKESAQNARDRVRKRSLSARVASDGAEVSPQEIPPLQLARQITEKMSGIVRLECAGNSSFPRMRIIEHIEQPLYVQVIFDSSSALMVPRQFSVRLSIQVIDEPTMAVQINVSACLLDDPVDHSTPATERSLFRGPLDFASLVMSVQDILYEFLDVVQSTNPENLIAGVPYWLEIIDTKGK; from the coding sequence ATGGATCCGACTCGTGCCGAAAGAATGAAAGAAGAATTGACGGGCACGTCTGTTGGAGGATGGTCAATTATATCGTATGTTGGTGCCGGAAAGTCCGCTCTGGTTTTTTTGGCCGAGAACGAGGCTCGCAGAGCCGCACTAAAGATTTTCGACCCAGAATTGGTTCAGAGGTTTGGAAAGCAGACACAGCTAACTCGTATTAGCCGTGAAGTTTCGTTGATAGGGGAGTCGCATCCAAATCTCGTCGAAATCTATGATGGCGGTGAATGTAGTGAGTCTGGCTATCTGTACGTCGCTATGCAGTATTTTCAGGCACGTAATCTTGAAGATGCTATTTTGGACATTCCACGAGAAAAGATCGCTAGTCTGATCGTACAAGTTGCATCGGCAACGATCTTCCTAGAAGAACGGGGGCTGGCCCATCGTGACATTAAGCCATCGAACATCGTCGTAACCAAAGATTTCGAGACTGCAATCTTACTCGATCTCGGAGTGCTTCGTCCGTTTGGCGACCCAGGACTAACAGACGATGAAGGACGCGTATTCATTGGGACCCTGCAATACAGTTCCCCCGAATTTTTGATGCGGACCGAACAGGATAAATTAGATGGCTGGAGAGCTATTTCGTTCTACCAACTTGGTGGGGTTTTGCATGATCTGATCATGCGACAGCCATTGTTCAGTCAATTTGTTGATCCTTACGCGGTTCTTGTCGAGGCTGTCAAAAGCGAACAGCCTCAGATTTATGCGGAAGACGTGTCTCCAGACTTGGTTTTGCTGGCCCAAAACTGTCTTGTAAAATCTCCAGAATCGCGTCTTGCTCTCGTTAGTTGGGACGATTTTCGCAATCTTACTTTACCTAAAGAGTCTGCTCAGAATGCACGTGATCGAGTGAGGAAGAGAAGTTTGTCGGCACGTGTTGCATCTGATGGAGCTGAAGTAAGTCCTCAAGAGATCCCACCTCTCCAGTTAGCACGTCAGATCACTGAAAAAATGAGTGGTATAGTGCGGCTGGAATGTGCTGGAAACTCATCATTTCCACGTATGCGTATAATCGAGCACATTGAACAACCATTATATGTCCAAGTTATTTTCGATTCCAGCTCTGCTCTTATGGTTCCTCGTCAGTTCTCAGTAAGACTCAGCATTCAGGTAATTGATGAGCCAACTATGGCAGTGCAGATTAATGTATCTGCATGTTTGCTAGACGACCCAGTTGATCACTCAACACCAGCAACCGAAAGAAGTCTTTTTCGGGGACCTTTGGATTTCGCAAGTCTAGTCATGAGTGTGCAGGACATTTTGTATGAATTCTTGGACGTCGTTCAATCAACTAACCCAGAAAACCTAATCGCTGGTGTTCCGTATTGGTTGGAGATCATTGACACTAAAGGGAAATAG
- a CDS encoding type II toxin-antitoxin system RelE/ParE family toxin, with amino-acid sequence MKSGRGRPDHSQKLSTISARSMKYKVEITPSAENDVEQAYCYIRNDSPVNAVRWRKQFYKIAGTLSRFPEGCGFALENELVDFEVRQKLHGSYRILFTVDGNRVIVLHVRHCARRTMRPDDIDHPNRYP; translated from the coding sequence ATGAAGTCAGGCAGGGGAAGACCAGACCACTCACAGAAGCTCTCGACGATCTCGGCCAGAAGTATGAAGTACAAGGTTGAGATTACACCGTCTGCAGAGAATGATGTTGAACAAGCCTACTGCTACATCCGCAATGACTCGCCCGTAAATGCTGTCCGTTGGCGAAAGCAATTTTATAAAATTGCTGGCACGCTTTCTCGTTTTCCCGAGGGATGTGGATTTGCCTTAGAGAATGAGCTTGTCGATTTTGAGGTTCGACAAAAGCTTCATGGTTCATATCGAATTCTCTTTACCGTCGATGGCAACCGCGTGATTGTACTACATGTGCGTCACTGTGCTCGACGCACTATGCGTCCTGATGACATCGATCACCCAAATCGATATCCATAG